In Bradyrhizobium sp. 170, the DNA window GCGGATGATCGAAGACAAAAAAGAAGCCCCGGAGATTTCTCCGGGGCTTCTTCGTTGAACGGGTAGCTATCTATTTCTGACGCGTTTTCTTCACGCGAACGGTGTCCACTTCGCTTGAAAACGCTTCGCGCTATTCCTCGCCCTCGCCAAGCGCCTCGGCGAGCTTGTCGTAATACTTCGCCACGAGATCGATGTTGCCCTTGTTCTCGATTGCCGGCGGCGGCGACTTCAGCGCCTCGTTGAGATCGGCGAGCGCCTCCTTCTTGTCCTTGGCCGGCATCTTCTTGTCAGCCTGGATCTGGGCGATCTGCGCCTTGAGGACAGCCTCGGCCCCGACGAACTTCTTGGTCGCGGGATCGAATCCGCCGAGCACCAGGCTGATGTTGTCGACCACGGTGTTGTAGTCGTCGTAGCCGGCAAAACCGTTCTTCTTGGCGACGGCGTCGAGCTTGGCGTCGATCTTCGGATCCGGTTTGGCGTTGTCGGGGATCTTGTCGGTGATCGCGTCGACGTCCTTCTGCGCCGCCAGCACGCCCTCGATCTGCTTCTCGGTCAGCGCCATCTGCTTGACGGCGGGAGCTTCGGCCGCCGGCGGCGGTGCGGCCTGGGCCGGTGCGGACTGCTTCGGCGGCGCCTGCTTGGCCTGCGCCAGCACGTCGCTGCTGGAAACGGCGGACAACGCGAACGCGAGACAGGCGGCGCTCAAGGCGCAGGCGGCAGGACGAAAGATCTCACGCATGGAAGGCTCCTCGGCTTCGGGGCAGGTTTGAGTTTCCTGGACGGAAGGGGTACGGAAAACGCAATGAACTGTAAGTGAACTCTGTCACGCATCGGTGCGCGCAAAACGTGGCCGAATGATCACAATTAGTTCAGGAGCTCGGAGAATCCGTCTCCCTGGTTCAGGAGAGTGGGATATCCGACTCGGTCATCGAATTGGCTCTGGTTGAGCGGCTGTTGAGATCGGCATACCAGGAGGCGCAATGTTTCGCTTCAAATGCACGTCCTGCAATGAGTGGCACGAGGGGATGCCGACCTTCGGCGCTGATGCCCCATTGTATCTCTACGCGATCCCCGAGGAGGAGCGAGAGCAGAGGTGCGTCCTGCAATCCGACACCTGCGTGATCGACGACAAACTGTTTTTCGTCCGCGGTTGCATCGAAATCCCGGTCGATACAACGAGCGAGCCCTTCATCTGGGGAGCCTGGGTTTCTCTCAGTGCGCAGAGCTTTGAGGATTTCGTTGCCTGCTTCGACACGCCACAACGCGCTCACGTCGGACCGTTTTTCGGCTGGCTCTCTGCCGAATTGCCGCTCTATCCGAGCACCGAGAATTTGAAGACGCGCGTCCATCTGCGCGACGACGGGGTACGCCCGTACATCGAACTGGAGCCCACGGATCATCCTCTCGCCGTCGAGCAGCGCAATGGGATTACGGTCGATAGAGTGGCCGATATCTACGCGTATTATGAACACGGTCAGCAATAGGTGCGGGCCTGCTCACTGCATGCGAGCGGACGAACACCATACAAACAAAAACGCCGCCTCCCCGAAGGGAAGCGGCGTTCTGTTTGATCGTGACACGTAAAGAGGAATTGCTTTGTCTTTGGCAGGCCTGGCAGCGACCTACTCTCCCAGGGCTTAAGCCATAGTACCATTGGCGCTGAGGAGTTTAACGGCCGAGTTCGGGATGGGATCGGGTTCATGCTCCTCGCTAGAACCACCAGGCCGGCGAAAGACAAAGATACGAAGCAAGCAGTCGATCATCATTGCGCATGACGCGCTATGGACACTGAAAATGAGAGCAATCAAGCCAATCGAACGATTAGTACCGGTAAGCTACATGCATTACTGCACTTCCACACCCGGCCTATCAACGTGGTCGTCTTCCACGGTTCTCAAGGGAATACTCGTTTTGAGGTGGGTTTCCCGCTTAGATGCTTTCAGCGGTTATCCCGTCCGTACATAGCTATGCAGCACTGCCGCTGGCGCGACAACTGCTCCACCAGAGGTACGTTCATCCCGGTCCTCTCGTACTAGGGACAAATCCTCTCAATATTCCAACACCCACGGCAGATAGGGACCGAACTGTCTCACGACGTTCTGAACCCAGCTCACGTACCACTTTAATCGGCGAACAGCCGAACCCTTGGGACCTTCTCCAGCCCCAGGATGTGATGAGCCGACATCGAGGTGCCAAACGACGCCGTCGATATGGACTCTTGGGCGTCATCAGCCTGTTATCCCCGGCGTACCTTTTATCCGTTGAGCGATGGCCCACCCACGCGGGACCACCGGATCACTATGACCGACTTTCGTCTCTGCTCGACTTGTTAGTCTCGCAGTCAGGCAGGCTTATGCCATTATACTCGACGAACGATTTCCGACCGTTCTGAGCCTACCTTCGCACGCCTCCGTTACTCTTTGGGAGGCGACCGCCCCAGTCAAACTGCCCACCATGCGCTGTCCCGATCCCCGCTAAGGGGACGCGGTTAGATATCCATAACCATTAGGGTGGTATTTCACATTTCGACTCCACCACGGCTGGCGCCGCGGCTTCAAAGTCTACCACCTATTCTACACAAACAGTCACGAATACCAGCGCAAAGCTACAGTAAAGGTGCACGGGGTCTTTCCGTCTGACCGCAGGAACCCCGCATCTTCACGGGGAATTCAATTTCACTGAGTCTATGTTGGAGACAGCGGGGAAGTCATTACGCCATTCGTGCAGGTCGGAACTTACCCGACAAGGAATTTCGCTACCTTAGGACCGTTATAGTTACGGCCGCCGTTTACCGGGGCTTCGATTCAAGGCTTGCACCTCTCCTCTTAACCTTCCGGCACCGGGCAGGCGTCAGACCCTATACGTCATCTTGCGATTTCGCAGAGCCCTGTGTTTTTGTTAAACAGTTGCCACCCCCTGGTCTGTGCCCCCACTACGCGCTTGCGCACGTAATGGGCCTCCTTATCCCGAAGTTACGGAGGTAAATTGCCGAGTTCCTTCAACATAGTTCTCTCAAGCGCCTTGGTATACTCTACCAGTCCACCTGTGTCGGTTTGGGGTACGGTCTAATGTGGAGGCTATTTCCTGGAACCTCTTCGAGGCCCGACCAATCCAATAAGGTCAGACAACATACGAGATTCGTCACCATCCACTGGCTGCAGAATATTCACTGCATTCCCATCGACTACGCCTTTCGGCCTCGCCTTAGGGACCGGCTAACCCTGCGAAGATTAACTTTACGCAGGAACCCTTGGACTTTCGGCGACACTGTCTTTCACAGTGTTTGTCGTTACTCATGCCAGCATTCGCACTTCTGATACCTCCAGGCGCTCTCACGAGTCGCCCTTCGCAGGCTTACAGAACGCTCCGCTACCGCGTAACCCTTGCGGATTACACCCTAAGCTTCGGCTCGTGGCTTGAGCCCCGTTACATCTTCGGCGCAGAAACCCTTATTTAGACCAGTGAGCTGTTACGCTTTCTTTAAAGGATGGCTGCTTCTAAGCCAACCTCCTGGTTGTTTTGGGATTTCCACATCCTTTCCCACTTAGCCACGAATTAGGGGCCTTAGCTGTAGGTCCGGGTTGTTTCCCTCTCCACGACGGACGTTAGCACCCGCCGTGTGACTCCCGCATATTGCTTTCGGGTATTCGGAGTTTGGTTGGGTTTGGTAAGACGGTAAGTCCCCCTAGCCCATCCAGTGCTCTACCCCCCGAAGCATTCATGCGAGGCGATACCTAAATATCTTTCGCGGAGAACCAGCTATTTCCCAGTTTGATTGGCCTTTCACCCCTAACCACAAGTCATCGGAGTCTTTTTCAACAGACACCCGTTCGGTCCTCCAGTGAGTGTTACCTCACCTTCAACCTGCTCATGGCTAGATCACTAGGTTTCGGGTCTAATACAACGAACTTGACGCCCTATTCAGACTCGCTTTCGCTGCGCATACGCCTATCGGCTTAAGCTTGCTCGTTAAATTAAGTCGCTGGCCCATAATACAAAAGGTACGACGTCACCCAGAACGTATCTTGGGCTCCGTCTGTTTGTAGGTGTCCGGTTTCAGGTCTATTTCACTCCCCTCGTCGGGGTGCTTTTCACCTTTCCCTCACGGTACTGGTTCACTATCGGTCGCTGAGGAGTACTTAGGCTTGGAGGGTGGTCCCCCCGTGTTCAGACAGGATTACACGTGTCCCGCCTTACTCAAGGATACATCATCGCATTACCCGTACGGGGCTATCACCCTCTAAGGCCCTGCTTTCCTGACAGGTTCCGGTTGTCTTTGATGTATCACTGGCCTGGTCCGCGTTCGCTCGCCACTACTAACGGAGTCTCGATTGATGTCCTTTCCTCCAGGTACTTAGATGTTTCAGTTCCCTGGGTTCGCTTAAAACCTCCTATTTTATTCGGAAGTCTCATACCTTCACTTGATAACTGGAAATCCAAAACCTCACGGCTTGGTCTCAAACATTGCTGTTCAAACCCCAAGATACGAGATCTTGGAGTTCCAGCTATCGAAGGTGGGTTTCCCCATTCGGAAATCCGTGGATCAAAGCTTCTTCGCAGCTCCCCACGGCTTATCGCAGCGTAGCACGTCCTTCATCGCCTCTCAGCGCCAAGGCATCCACCGAACACCCTTAAGGCACTTGATTGCTCTCATTATCAATGTCCACACACTCGGCAGAATGTTGTCCGTACAATTGCCTTGAGATCGAAACCTCAAAACGCGCACCCTCGATGAATGCTATGTACGGCCGGACAATGATTAGAAAGACCAGCTTGCTTCGTAAGATCAACCCGATAGCGAGGCGGTCAAGCTTCGCTACAAAGATCATTTACAACTCACTCATCTTGCGATGAGCGAGCGCCGAAATGATCTGGAGATTAGGAATGAGATTCCGCAAAATTGCTTTTGCAGATCCCAAACTCGGATCGATCTCCTCTTTACGATGTCAGATATCACGCACGTCACTGTCCATCCGGACAATGCGTGCGAAGTGATGTTTCGCGGACGAGTTGAAAGGCGCTTTGTTAGCAGGCCACTTTGTCGATCTTCAATTCCATCTGGTGGAGCCAGACGGGATCGAACCGACGACCTCATGCTTGCAAAGCACGCGCTCTCCCAGCTGAGCTATGGCCCCGTACCAGAAGACGAATGCTTACGTCGGTCATGAGACGTGATGCGCTCGATCAAAGTGGTGGGCCTGGGAAGACTTGAACTTCCGACCTCACGCTTATCAAGCGCGCGCTCTAACCAACTGAGCTACAAGCCCCTAACACGAGAGGCCGCAATGGCGCGCAGCCGGCTCACGCCAGCTGCATCGCACAAGCGCTAAGCCCCTGGCGCGTGTTCGTCCGCGAAGAAAGAGAAACGTAGACGGCGAAATCCCGCCAATGCAGCTCAACAATCCTGACGATCGTTGGCCACTGATGTTTCTAAAACGGTTCGATAGAAGCAAGCTTCTGAAGAACCATCCTTAGAAAGGAGGTGATCCAGCCGCAGGTTCCCCTACGGCTACCTTGTTACGACTTCACCCCAGTCGCTGACCCTACCGTGGCCGGCTGCCTCCCTTGCGGGTTAGCGCACCGTCTTCAGGTAAAACCAACTCCCATGGTGTGACGGGCGGTGTGTACAAGGCCCGGGAACGTATTCACCGTGGCGTGCTGATCCACGATTACTAGCGATTCCAACTTCATGGGCTCGAGTTGCAGAGCCCAATCCGAACTGAGACGGCTTTTTGAGATTTGCGAAGGGTCGCCCCTTAGCATCCCATTGTCACCGCCATTGTAGCACGTGTGTAGCCCAGCCCGTAAGGGCCATGAGGACTTGACGTCATCCCCACCTTCCTCGCGGCTTATCACCGGCAGTCTCCTTAGAGTGCTCAACTAAATGGTAGCAACTAAGGACGGGGGTTGCGCTCGTTGCGGGACTTAACCCAACATCTCACGACACGAGCTGACGACAGCCATGCAGCACCTGTCTCCGGTCCAGCCGAACTGAAGAACTCCATCTCTGGAGTCCGCGACCGGGATGTCAAGGGCTGGTAAGGTTCTGCGCGTTGCGTCGAATTAAACCACATGCTCCACCGCTTGTGCGGGCCCCCGTCAATTCCTTTGAGTTTTAATCTTGCGACCGTACTCCCCAGGCGGAATGCTTAAAGCGTTAGCTGCGCCACTAGTGAGTAAACCCACTAACGGCTGGCATTCATCGTTTACGGCGTGGACTACCAGGGTATCTAATCCTGTTTGCTCCCCACGCTTTCGTGCCTCAGCGTCAGTATCGGGCCAGTGAGCCGCCTTCGCCACTGGTGTTCTTGCGAATATCTACGAATTTCACCTCTACACTCGCAGTTCCACTCACCTCTCCCGAACTCAAGATCTTCAGTATCAAAGGCAGTTCTGGAGTTGAGCTCCAGGATTTCACCCCTGACTTAAAGACCCGCCTACGCACCCTTTACGCCCAGTGATTCCGAGCAACGCTAGCCCCCTTCGTATTACCGCGGCTGCTGGCACGAAGTTAGCCGGGGCTTATTCTTGCGGTACCGTCATTATCTTCCCGCACAAAAGAGCTTTACAACCCTAGGGCCTTCATCACTCACGCGGCATGGCTGGATCAGGCTTGCGCCCATTGTCCAATATTCCCCACTGCTGCCTCCCGTAGGAGTTTGGGCCGTGTCTCAGTCCCAATGTGGCTGATCATCCTCTCAGACCAGCTACTGATCGTCGCCTTGGTGAGCCATTACCTCACCAACTAGCTAATCAGACGCGGGCCGATCTTTCGGCGATAAATCTTTCCCCGTAAGGGCTTATCCGGTATTAGCACAAGTTTCCCTGTGTTGTTCCGAACCAAAAGGTACGTTCCCACGCGTTACTCACCCGTCTGCCGCTGACGTATTGCTACGCCCGCTCGACTTGCATGTGTTAAGCCTGCCGCCAGCGTTCGCTCTGAGCCAGGATCAAACTCTCAAGTTGGACTTGAAACTTTAAACCGGCTGATCACAACGTTTGACGAGGTCCCACCATATTTATCGCCTGCGATTCACATCGCGGACGACGATGGTGTAACCTATGTAAACGTGTACCGCCGAAGTCTTTCGTCCAGCCTCGAAAGATGAAAACCGAAGTTTTCAAATATTCGAGACTACGCAAGGACTCCGCCGTCCACGTTTCTCTTTCTTCATCTTCACTTGTCAAACAGCCCGGGATCGCTGGGACCCCACCCTTCCACTTCTGGAAGGTTCCCGCGCACCTCATCCGACGACAAATAACAACCGACTGTTATCGGCTGTTGAGTCACTCATCGTAATGAGGAGCTTACGGGGCGCGAAAAGATGCGTTGGCCTCGGGGGCCAATGCATCGCCGCGCTCAGTGGCCGGGTTATAGGCCCGCCCGATTGGGGTTGTCAACGCCCATCGTCAACAAATTGTCGCATCGCTCGCAAGTTTTTTGGGACGCCAAGAAGTCCCTATGTTTCGGGCCTTTGGCCGCACTTGAGCCACATTCCTGCGACGTTCTGACTATAAGGTATGCATTGAATCGCCGGTACCAGTGGGGGCTGTCGGCTTTCATCTACCTGGGACAGGCGGTCTCGAGGAACCCGTCGCCTTTCCCACGCGGCCAGGAAACTTCGAGAGATCTGCTCACCATTGACGTTCGAGTCTCCGGCCGGTTCTTCTTCCGGCCTCTGATTCCCGAATTTCCATGCGTGCGGCAACGCCATGCTCCGGAATCGCTCCCTCAAAAGGGCGGAAACGTGGGTCTGGATCGGGCGAGGGTCTTGTCGGATGTCGATGGAATTTGGGGGGACACAGGGTTGAGCCAGAAGGCGCCACGCGGGAGCGGCTATGGACGCGAGATCGGGATCATCGATCTCGGTCACGAGCCGCCACTTTCCGTCGATGGCTCCGAGGCCGCGATGATCGATCGCCGCCGTGTCTCCGTACAATGGTTTAGCGGAACTATCCTGACCGGTCTGTGCGGCGCGGCCCTCATCGGCGGCGCCGTTTTTGCGTCGCTCGACGGCGAAATGACCTTTGCCAAGGTGCCGGAGCGCGTCGAAGGCGCATTGCGCGGGGCGTTCAGCGCCAACGACCGCACCGCCAGCCTGCACAAAAGCGACCGCCTGCCGCCTCCAGGCGAATCCACCGCCTCGCGCAACGTACAGCGGGTATCCACCGTTACCCGGGTCGGCAACCGCGACGTGATGCGGGTTAGGCCGTTCGTCCGCATCTCCGGCAATCTGTCGATGACGACGAGCGATCTCAGCTCAAAAATCCCTCCGTTCAACGCCCAGCGCATGCTGATCGATGTCGGCACCACGACGCAGGCCGCTTCCGAGGATCCGAACAATCCCGAGGCCGTCGAACCCGACGCGGAGGTTTCCTTCGTAACCAAGGATCTCGCGACGGTGCTGCCGAAGGCGAAACTCGCCGCCGTGGTCGCGCTCGACGAAGTCCTGATGCGGGTGCGCGATGCCGCGAACTGGCGCGGCTCGGGCGGCGTCCGCTACACGTCACTTGCCAATGCCGCAGCCGACGCCAGCGGCGTGCAGTCCGATCTCAAGCTCGCCTACGCCACCGAAGGCAACGTCTCCGATCCCTATGCCGGCTTTGAAACCCGCGTGGTGCCGGAAAACGTCACGTTGCTTCCGAAGACCAAGGACCAGATCACTGGCGGCAATCCGTCCGGCGAACGCGTTCACGTTGTGAAGAAGGGCGACACGATCGCTTCGATCCTGCGCGATCTGGGCGCGACACCCGATGAAGCCAGGGCAGTTGCGTTGACCCTTGGCCCCCGCGGCCGCGACGGCGGCCTGAAGGAAGGCCAGAAGGTCCGCATCCTGATGGCGCCCTCGGGGCTCGGTCCCGCCGCCCGGCTGCAGCCCTATCGCGTGATTGTCGCCAACGACACCACCGTCGAAGCCGTGGCTGCCCTGTCGGACGTCGGCAAATACGTCGCCGTCGACGTGCAGAGCATGAATACCGTCGCCGAGGCCGCCACCGGCAAGGATGACGATGACGACGATGAGGATGACGGCAGCGGCGTCCGGCTTTACCAGAGCATCTACGAGACCGCCCTGCGCAACAAGGTGCCGGCCGCCGTGATCGAGGACATGGTCCGGATCTATTCCTACGACGTCGATTTCCAGCGCAAGGTGCAGCCGGGCGACTCCTTCGACGTGTTCTTCGCCGGCGAGGACGAAGGCACCAGCAGCACCGAAAAGACGGAAGTGCTGTTCGCCTCGCTCACCGTCGGCGGCGAGACCAAGAAATATTATCGTTTCGTGACCTCCGACGATTCCGTCGTCGACTTTTACGACGAGACCGGCAAGAGCGCGAAGAAGTTCCTGGTGCGCAAGCCCGTCAACAACGCGATCATGCGTTCGGGCTTCGGCGGCCGCCGCCATCCGATCCTGGGCTATACCAAGATGCACACCGGCGTGGACTGGGCGACCCCCTACGGCACGCCGATTTTCGCCTCCGGCAACGGCGTGGTCGAGAAAGTCGGCTGGGAAGGCGGTTACGGCAAATATGTCCGCCTGAAACACAACAACGGCTACGAGACCGCCTACGGCCACATGTCGGCCTTTGCCAAGGGCATGGAGCCCGGCAAGCGCGTGCGCCAGGGCCAGGTGATCGGCTTCGTCGGATCGACCGGCATGTCGACCGGCGCCCATGTCCATTACGAAATCCTGGTCAACGGCCGCTTCGTCGACCCGATGCGTGTCAAGCTGCCGCGCGGCCGCTCGCTCGAAGGCACGATGATGGCGAGCTTCGAAAAAGAGCGCGACCGCCTCGATGTCCAGATGAACAACCGCGGCAGTGCGGCCCGCGTCTCCGAAGCCGCCGGCGCCGCGCCGCAGACGCGTCAAGTGAGCCGCTAAGCCTTCGATAATATCTTGAAAATCGAATGGGGCTTCTCACGCCCCGTGTCGGATTTATGGCGGCGGCACAGCGCTTTTTGCGACAGTTTCGTTTGCCAAACGGCCAGCCGCGACAAATACTGCCGCCCATAAAAACACTGGGAGGACGCGTCATGACGAGCAAGCTTGCACTTTGGGCGACTGTGATCGTTGCAGGCACCACGGCCGGCGCATCGGCGCAGACCTATGAGGTTACCAAGCTCGTTCCGGGCTCAGCGGTTCATGGCGTGCACGGGCTCGGGATCGACAAGTCCGGTCGCCTGTTCGCCGGCAGCGTCGCGGGCGCCGCGCTCTACGAGGTCGATCGCAATAACGGCACGGCGAAGATTGCGGTCCCCTCCCCCGAAGGCATGTCCGACGACATCGCTTTTGCGCCCGACGGCACCATGGCCTGGACGGCCTTCCTCACCGGCGATCTCTATTCGCGCAAGGGTGACGGCCCAGTGAAGAAACTCGCCTCCGGCCTGCCCGGCATCAACTCGCTCGCGTTCCGCAAGGACGGACGGCTGTACGCGACCCAAGTGTTCCTCGGCGACGCGCTCTATGAGATCGACGTCGAGGGCGTGAAACCGCCGCGCAAGATCATGGAAAAGATGGGCGGCCTCAACGGCTTCGAGTTCGGACCCGACGACATGCTATACGGCCCGCTGTGGTTCAAGGGCCAGGTCGCCAGGGTCGACGTCGACAAGGCCGAACTCTCCGTGGTCGCCGACGGCTTCAAGATTCCGGCCGCGGTCAATTTC includes these proteins:
- a CDS encoding M23 family metallopeptidase, translated to MSQKAPRGSGYGREIGIIDLGHEPPLSVDGSEAAMIDRRRVSVQWFSGTILTGLCGAALIGGAVFASLDGEMTFAKVPERVEGALRGAFSANDRTASLHKSDRLPPPGESTASRNVQRVSTVTRVGNRDVMRVRPFVRISGNLSMTTSDLSSKIPPFNAQRMLIDVGTTTQAASEDPNNPEAVEPDAEVSFVTKDLATVLPKAKLAAVVALDEVLMRVRDAANWRGSGGVRYTSLANAAADASGVQSDLKLAYATEGNVSDPYAGFETRVVPENVTLLPKTKDQITGGNPSGERVHVVKKGDTIASILRDLGATPDEARAVALTLGPRGRDGGLKEGQKVRILMAPSGLGPAARLQPYRVIVANDTTVEAVAALSDVGKYVAVDVQSMNTVAEAATGKDDDDDDEDDGSGVRLYQSIYETALRNKVPAAVIEDMVRIYSYDVDFQRKVQPGDSFDVFFAGEDEGTSSTEKTEVLFASLTVGGETKKYYRFVTSDDSVVDFYDETGKSAKKFLVRKPVNNAIMRSGFGGRRHPILGYTKMHTGVDWATPYGTPIFASGNGVVEKVGWEGGYGKYVRLKHNNGYETAYGHMSAFAKGMEPGKRVRQGQVIGFVGSTGMSTGAHVHYEILVNGRFVDPMRVKLPRGRSLEGTMMASFEKERDRLDVQMNNRGSAARVSEAAGAAPQTRQVSR
- a CDS encoding DUF2199 domain-containing protein, whose protein sequence is MFRFKCTSCNEWHEGMPTFGADAPLYLYAIPEEEREQRCVLQSDTCVIDDKLFFVRGCIEIPVDTTSEPFIWGAWVSLSAQSFEDFVACFDTPQRAHVGPFFGWLSAELPLYPSTENLKTRVHLRDDGVRPYIELEPTDHPLAVEQRNGITVDRVADIYAYYEHGQQ